From one Maniola jurtina chromosome 5, ilManJurt1.1, whole genome shotgun sequence genomic stretch:
- the LOC123865377 gene encoding uncharacterized protein LOC123865377, whose translation MDTDDAIYDDPGIPTGTDRSPNVDPGLNTEHTTLTELRYCVNCGTDVTQRRRHSLELVEVMSVIRHWIAPQAVTDSTIVCHSCWTLALNQSHHSTTTNDDQPSTSGGHHRRVCISCGCSLMRTRSHRLRTDTEREARIRNIIMERIMPRQLHGSDEICHPCWQRSDRLSSRTLEPPQQGASTIILPNLKRAVDTQAHCFFPDCNLLERLTVPKWLRVKLFADFKFYVPPNCRICTFHLQNDNWQQLEDIAQPIQSFTTDHIEDFASFINERATMLDFSNIDDMSEDFVHFWVGLTKSQFRQLIFDVPSLRNMQKGSIALAAYLVKLRTGDSDERLATLFNMPRTTLLRYMNKARNALKQDFVTRNLGINNITRAEIAARNLLIPNGLFCAEDRKPIVIMDGTYLYVQKSSNYMYQKDTYSLHKYRNLMKPFIIVCCDGYIVDVIGPYPATTSDANIMSNEFSDETKPLRQYFQPGDIFILDRGFRDCLPLLEQNNYSVHTPASLQEGENQLSTLAANQSRMVTICRWVVEAVNSIFKQSFKLLRHEFFNVASRHAMTDFTVAAALINKFHQRIRDRDDASQILEIINEKLYMNNDLADYVIRNNLNRRRTQFLNINVDINNVPFPRLELSDLILIACGTYQLKQARSYYGEHIRGDGSYTIEVCRDMAGNLLEGFTVTENSSLLRGKIHSRHISRKIYFVYILYENNRSGREAIKQYCCNCIVGRQTVGCCAHVMTIIWFMSWARYQESINPPAQFLDNILLTYESE comes from the exons ATGGACACCGATGACGCTATTTACGACGACCCTGGCATTCCTACCGGTACCGATCGAAGCCCTAATGTTGACCCCGGACTGAACACGGAACACACGACTCTCACTGAATTGAGATATTGTGTTAATTGTGGTACTGATGTAACTCAAAGGAGAAGGCATAGCCTTGAACTTGTAGAGGTTATGTCCGTAATACGACACTGGATTGCACCCCAAGCG GTGACTGATAGCACTATAGTATGCCACTCTTGCTGGACTTTAGCTCTCAACCAGTCACACCACTCCACTACGACTAATGATGATCAACCTTCTACTAGTGGTGGTCACCATCGTCGTGTTTGTATTAGTTGTGGATGCTCTTTGATGAGAACAAGATCTCACAGGCTACGTACTGATACTGAACGTGAGGCACGCATTCGAAACATAATAATGGAGAGGATTATGCCCCGTcag CTGCATGGATCAGATGAAATCTGCCACCCCTGCTGGCAGAGAAGTGATCGATTGTCAAGTCGTACGCTTGAGCCACCTCAACAAGGAGCATCAACCATTATTCTACCGAACCTTAAAAGAGCAGTAGATACCCAAGCACATTGTTTTTTCCCAGACTGTAACTTACTGGAAAGACTAACAGTTCCTAAATGGTTGAGGGTAAAGCTTTTTGCagattttaagttttatgttCCACCAAATTGTAGAATTTGTACATTCCATTTGCAAAATGATAATTGGCAGCAATTGGAAGATATTGCACAACCAATACAAAGTTTTACTACAGACCATATTGAGGATTTTGCATCATTTATAAATGAAAGGGCCACTATGTTAGATTTTTCCAATATAGATGATATGTCGGAAGATTTTGTACATTTTTGGGTAGGCTTAACAAAATCTCAGTTTAGGCAACTTATTTTTGATGTACCTAGCTTAAGGAACATGCAGAAGGGCTCAATAGCACTTGCTGCATACTTAGTTAAATTAAGAACAGGTGACAGTGATGAAAGACTCGCCACATTGTTTAATATGCCCCGAACAACATTATTGAGATATATGAATAAAGCACGTAATGCACTTAAGCAAGATTTTGTTACAAGAAACTTgggcataaataatattactaggGCTGAAATTGCAGCAAGGAATTTGTTAATACCAAATGGACTCTTTTGTGCAGAAGATAGGAAACCCATTGTTATTATGGatggtacctatctatatgTACAAAAGAGTTCAAACTATATGTATCAAAAAGATACCTACTCCTTACATAAGTATAGGAACTTAATGAAACCTTTTATAATAGTGTGCTGCGATGGGTACATTGTAGATGTAATAGGCCCATATCCAGCAACAACGTCTGATGCTAATATAATGTCAAATGAATTCAGCGATGAGACAAAACCATTACGGCAATATTTTCAACCTGGAGATATTTTCATACTGGATAGGGGTTTTAGAGACTGTTTGCCATTGTTAGAACAGAACAATTATTCTGTCCACACCCCTGCATCCTTGCAAGAAGGTGAAAACCAGTTATCAACACTAGCAGCTAACCAGTCTAGAATGGTTACCATTTGCAGATGGGTTGTTGAAGCAGTAAATagcatttttaaacaatcttttaaGCTTCTAAGGCATGAATTTTTTAACGTTGCATCAAGACATGCCATGACAGATTTTACAGTAGCTGCAGCGTTGATAAATAAGTTTCACCAAAGGATAAGGGATAGGGATGATGCAAGCCAAATCCTTGAAATCATAAATGAAAAGCTTTACATGAACAATGACCTAGCAGATTATGTTAtcagaaataatttaaatagaaggcgaacacaatttttaaatatcaatgtTGACATAAACAATGTACCCTTTCCCAGACTGGAGCTAAGCGATTTAATTCTTATAGCTTGCGGGACCTATCAATTAAAGCAAGCCCGGTCCTACTATGGGGAGCACATTAGAGGTGATGGTTCCTATACAATTGAAGTATGTAGAGACATGGCGGGTAACCTATTGGAAGGTTTTACTGTAACTGAGAATTCATCATTACTGCGAGGTAAGATCCACAGCAGGCACATcagtagaaaaatatattttgtttatattttatatgaaaataataggTCAGGCAGAGAAGCCATAAAACAATATTGTTGTAACTGCATTGTGGGTCGACAGACAGTAGGTTGCTGTGCCCATGTCATGACAATAATTTGGTTTATGAGCTGGGCAAGGTATCAAGAGTCAATAAATCCACCTGCCCAGTTCCTAGATAATATTCTATTAACATACGaatcagaataa
- the LOC123865383 gene encoding uncharacterized protein LOC123865383 has translation MNAGDESQPGPSGLQNQPQLQILTSQRGKRLLLRAGHKYNEKRNNKDGTTTWYCIKRTTCKAALVTSTDNSIKREDIHNCEPDFASNELEIQLGKCIDKITSDYTIPVPSAYRETVSKLKDSGINLIKKIPDFVNVKNKLYKKRNKSLDVPKVCFKSPSEIIVSEKFKNFVLADYNYKSNRILVFANENCRTILSRSNLTILCDGTFKCCLRPFQQLYTVHVDLGSNEMYNNIMPVVYALLPSKTKNIYNTLFNLIKSQIPQFNPKLFVLDFEQAALSAITETFPETQISGCHFHFSKSLWQRADNLGLTKFKLARKHIKRCSVLAHLPKEDVESGWLYIMSQCPRTPNIVSFNDYFVETWLSEESFFFNKWNCYNTQHRTTNMIESWHSTINKKIPAKPKSIAQFLTILQKEDDYFNVLYQKGSNITKKLKETQEIDENIYTTINEYKQGKINIDLCIERLVL, from the exons atGAATGCAG GCGATGAATCACAACCAGGGCCATCTGGCTTACAAAATCAACCCCAATTACAAATATTGACATCACAAAGGGGTAAGCGATTGCTTCTTCGCGCGGGGCATAAATACAAcgaaaaaagaaataataaagatGGTACTACCACTTGGTACTGTATAAAAAGGACCACGTGCAAGGCGGCACTAGTTACTTCTACTGACAACTCAATTAAAAGAGAGGATATACACAATTGTGAGCCTGATTTCGCATCCAACGAATTAGAAATACAACTTGGAAAGTGTATTGATAAAATTACATCGGACTATACTATTCCAGTGCCGAGTGCTTATAGAGAAACTGTATCAAAACTTAAAGACAGTGGaattaatttgattaaaaaaatacctgactttgtgaatgttaaaaataagctttataaaaagagaaataaatCATTGGACGTCCCAAAAGTCTGTTTTAAATCCCCAAGTGAAATTATTGTttctgaaaaatttaaaaattttgtattagctgattataattataaatcaaaCAGAATTCTAGTTTTTGCTAATGAAAATTGTAGAACAATATTATCTCGCTCAAATTTGACTATTTTATGTGATGGAACCTTCAAATGTTGTTTAAGGCCTTTTCAACAATTGTACACCGTGCATGTTGATTTAGGAAGCAATGAGATGtataacaatattatgccagtggtatatgCCTTGCTGccaagtaaaacaaaaaatatctataaCACTTTGTTTAACCTTATCAAAAGCCAAATCCCTCAATTTAATCCAAAATTATTTGTACTAGACTTTGAGCAAGCAGCATTGTCCGCAATTACAGAAACATTCCCTGAAACACAAATAAGTGGttgtcattttcatttttcgaaaagTTTGTGGCAAAGAGCTGACAATTTAGGCCTAACCAAATTTAAATTAGCCAGAAAACATATAAAACGTTGCTCTGTTTTGGCGCATCTACCTAAAGAAGATGTAGAAAGTGGTTGGTTGTATATAATGTCACAATGTCCAAGAACTCCAAATATAGTCTCATTCAATGattattttgtagaaacgtgGTTAAGTGaagaatcatttttttttaataaatggaaCTGCTACAATACACAACATCGTACAACCAATATGATTGAAAGTTGGCATTCtactattaacaaaaaaataccaGCCAAACCCAAAAGTATAGCacaatttttaacaatattacaaaaagaagatgattattttaatgtattataCCAAAAAGGGTCTAACATAACCAAAAAACTTAAAGAAACACAAGAAATTGATGAAAATATATATACTACCATTAATGAATATAAACAAgggaaaataaatatagatctCTGTATCGAACgacttgttttataa